Part of the Candidatus Hydrogenedens sp. genome, CGAAGGAGATTTATGGATGTCCAACTTTCACAGATGGATAGTGCATATCTTTATGCGTTGCAAGGGTATCAGCGAGCACTTCGTCAGAGGAATGAATTACTGCGTAAACCCGATGTAAAACAGGATGAATTATGGATTTGGGAAGTGCAAATGGCGGAGTTTGCCAAGACACTTATAAGTAAACGGAGTGCTTTTATAAAAAATCTCAAACCTTTTGCATCCGATATTCATAATCAAATTATATCAGATGAAAAATTAGAAATTGGTTATTTGCCGGATGTTTTAGAGGATGTTTTTTTGAAGAAATTAGAGGAAAATCGTAAAACAGATATTCAGAGAGGGCAAACAATTCATGGACCTCATCGAGATGATATAGAAGTGAAGATTAATGGCTATCCTGTTCGTCAATATGCGTCTCAGGGGCAGAAAAAGACCTGCGCTTATGCAATTCGTATTTCAGAGATTTATTTAAGTAAAGAGAAGAAGGAGGATTTTCCTATTGTGCTTGCAGATGAATTGTTTTCCGACCTTGACCCACAACGGGGAAAGAAATTTTTAGAAACAATTCCAGAAGGAATACAGGTTATAATAACAGCAGTGGATGAAATATTCTGTAGAAATTTAGAACGAAAGTTTGATATGTATCGAATAAGGAGTGGCAATCTTGAGAAGTCACAAGAACAAGCCTGAAAAAATATCCGAGATAATTTCGAATGTAAAAAAATCCG contains:
- the recF gene encoding DNA replication/repair protein RecF — translated: MYLKNFYARYFRCITDLNVEFHTGMNIIIGANAQGKTSLLEAIHFLSLARSLRTNNEKELVQYERDGFLLKGKVVSDEDMMEPISIDMKWVKGSKRIYVNGISLEKVSELIGKMRIVFLTSDFSDLVSEGASYRRRFMDVQLSQMDSAYLYALQGYQRALRQRNELLRKPDVKQDELWIWEVQMAEFAKTLISKRSAFIKNLKPFASDIHNQIISDEKLEIGYLPDVLEDVFLKKLEENRKTDIQRGQTIHGPHRDDIEVKINGYPVRQYASQGQKKTCAYAIRISEIYLSKEKKEDFPIVLADELFSDLDPQRGKKFLETIPEGIQVIITAVDEIFCRNLERKFDMYRIRSGNLEKSQEQA